The Vulpes lagopus strain Blue_001 chromosome 14, ASM1834538v1, whole genome shotgun sequence genome window below encodes:
- the TMEM191C gene encoding transmembrane protein 191C, whose protein sequence is MAEAQELLLQLQKDNRDGRLRKQELEELVRGLEAESESLTGRLQGLRERERSLQRKRNQAARALRGEAREAAREGAERARGLLEAAEQRKQDLEQHNRQLQEQWEELSSQLFYYGGEQLSQQHAEQQLGTQLMALQKQLELVEAKHAEQAESLRQGAQRTEEAWASFQEQSGVLQELQGKVMEAAAALDASRGGAEVCDSQPRPVQDCAGSLMEEVARADCERRLVGGAGRAGIRCWARGALQTLLLLPLGFLALPLLHLLRADPCALRGLPRCGSASAWRRLRYTLSPLLELRARGLLPA, encoded by the exons ATGGCCGAGGCGCAggagctgctgctgcagctgcagaAGGACAACCGCGACGGGCGACTGCGGAagcaggagctggaggagctggTGCGCGGGCTCGAGGCCGAGAGCGAGAGCCTCACCGGGCGCCTGCAGGGCCTGCGCGAGCGCGAGCGCAG CCTGCAGCGGAAGCGAAACCAGGCGGCGCGGGCCCTGCGCGGGGAGGCGCGCGAGGCGGCGCGGGAGGGCGCGGAGCGAGCGCGCGGGCTGCTGGAGGCGGCGGAGCAGCGCAAGCAGGACCTG GAGCAGCACAACCGGCAGCTGCAGGAGCAGTGGGAGGAGCTGTCGAGTCAG CTCTTCTACTACGGAGGGGAACAGCTGAGTCAGCAGCACGCAGAGCAGCAACTCGGGACCCAGCTGATGGCGTTGCAG AAACAACTGGAGCTGGTGGAGGCCAAGCACGCGGAGCAGGCGGAGAGCCTGCGGCAG ggcgCGCAGCGGACGGAGGAGGCCTGGGCCAGCTTCCAGGAGCAGAGCGGCGTCCTGCAG GAGCTGCAGGGCAAGGTGATGGAGGCGGCGGCCGCGCTGGACGCCTCGCGGGGCGGCGCCGAAGT GTGCGACTCCCAGCCGCGCCCGGTGCAGGACTGCGCGGGCTCGCTCATGGAGGAGGTGGCCAGGGCCGACTGC GAGAGGCGGCTTGTCGGTGGCGCCGGCAGGGCGGGCATCAG GTGCTGGGCGCGCGGCGCGCTGCAGACGCTGCTGCTGCTCCCGCTCGGCTTCCTGGCGCTGCCGCTGCTCCACCTGCTGCGGGCGGACCCCTGCGCGCTCCGCGGGCTCCCGCGCTGCGGCTCGGCCTCCGCCTGGCGCCGCCTGCGCTACACGCTGTCCCCGCTGCTCGAGCTGCGCGCGCGCGGCCTGCTGCCCGCCTAG
- the HIC2 gene encoding hypermethylated in cancer 2 protein produces MVSGPLALRWYAWAGRGDMGPDMELPSHSKQLLLQLNQQRTKGFLCDVIIMVENSIFRAHKNVLAASSIYFKSLVLHDNLINLDTDMVSSTVFQQILDFIYTGKLLPSDQPAEPNFSTLLTAASYLQLPELAALCRRKLKRAGKPFGSGRVGATGMGRPPRSQRLSTASVIQARYPGLVDGRKGAHTPQELPQAKGSDDELFLGGSSQEGVHGLGRAICPASGEAGLGSCSTNGSSGGCEQELGLDLSKKSPPLPPATPGPPLTPDDPAQLSDSQHGSPLSASAPPVANSASYAELGGTPNEPMDLEGAEDNHLSLLEGPGGQPRKSLRHSARKKEWSKKEPMVGSPFERREAGPKGPCPGDEGEGLGDRVPNGILASSVGGGGPSGPYAEPAYPCKEEEENGKDGSEDSGQSGSEGGSGHAGTHYVYRQEGYETVSYGDNLYVCIPCAKGFPSSEQLNAHVETHTEEELFIKEEGAYETGSGGAEEEAEDLSAPSAAYAAEPRPFKCSVCEKTYKDPATLRQHEKTHWLTRPFPCNICGKMFTQRGTMTRHMRSHLGLKPFACDECGMRFTRQYRLTEHMRVHSGEKPYECQLCGGKFTQQRNLISHLRMHTSPS; encoded by the exons ATGGTTTCTGGGCCCCTGGCACTCCG GTGGTACGCGTGGGCGGGGCGCGGGGACATGGGGCCCGACATGGAGCTGCCCAGCCACTCCAAGCAGCTCCTGCTGCAGCTGAACCAGCAGAGGACGAAGGGTTTCCTGTGTGATGTCATTATCATGGTGGAGAACTCCATCTTCCGTGCGCACAAGAACGTCCTGGCTGCCAGCAGCATCTACTTCAAGTCCCTGGTCCTGCACGACAACCTCATCAACCTGGACACAGACATGGTCAGCTCCACGGTGTTCCAGCAGATCCTGGACTTCATCTACACGGGAAAACTGCTTCCCAGTGACCAGCCGGCCGAGCCCAACTTCAGCACTCTCCTCACTGCCGCCAGCTACCTCCAGCTGCCCGAGTTGGCAGCCCTTTGCCGCCGTAAACTCAAGCGAGCCGGCAAGCCCTTCGGCTCTGGTCGGGTGGGTGCCACTGGCATGGGAAGGCCCCCCCGCAGCCAGCGGCTGTCCACAGCCTCCGTCATTCAGGCGCGGTATCCAGGGCTTGTGGACGGACGCAAAGGGGCCCATACCCCCCAGGAGCTCCCCCAGGCCAAAGGCTCAGATGACGAGCTTTTCCTCGGGGGCTCCAGCCAGGAGGGTGTGCATGGCCTGGGCCGGGCCATCTGTCCAGCCAGTGGGGAGGCCGGCCTGGGCAGCTGCAGCACCAATGGGAGCAGTGGGGGCTGTGAGCAGGAGCTAGGTCTGGACCTGTCCAAGAAGAgtcctcccctgcctcctgccacccccGGTCCCCCTCTGACCCCCGACGACCCGGCCCAGTTGAGTGACAGTCAGCATGGCTCGCCCCTTTCAGCCTCCGCTCCTCCTGTTGCCAACAGTGCCTCTTATGCTGAGCTGGGGGGCACCCCCAATGAGCCCATGGATCTGGAGGGGGCCGAGGACAACCACCTGAGCCTGTTGGAGGGGCCTGGTGGGCAGCCCCGGAAGAGCCTGCGGCACTCAGCCCGCAAGAAGGAGTGGAGCAAGAAGGAGCCCATGGTGGGGTCCCCCTTTGAGCGGAGGGAAGCGGGGCCCAAGGGCCCTTGCCCAGGGGATGAGGGTGAGGGCCTAGGGGACAGGGTTCCCAATGGCATTCTGGCCAGCAGTGTTGGTGGGGGTGGCCCCAGTGGGCCCTATGCGGAGCCCGCATATCCctgcaaggaggaggaggagaatggcAAGGATGGGAGCGAGGACAGTGGGCAGAGTGGGAGTGAGGGGGGCAGCGGCCACGCCGGCACCCACTATGTGTACCGACAGGAAGGCTACGAGACCGTGTCCTATGGGGACAACCTGTACGTGTGCATCCCCTGCGCCAAAGGCTTCCCCAGCTCAGAGCAGCTCAACGCCCACGTGGAGACACACACGGAGGAGGAGCTGTTCATTAAGGAGGAGGGAGCCTACGAGACGGGCAGTGGGGGTGCCGAGGAGGAGGCCGAGGACCTGTCGGCGCCCAGTGCAGCCTACGCGGCCGAGCCCCGACCCTTCAAGTGCTCGGTCTGTGAGAAGACCTACAAGGACCCTGCCACGCTGCGGCAGCACGAGAAGACGCACTGGCTGACCCGGCCCTTCCCCTGCAACATCTGCGGCAAAATGTTCACGCAGCGCGGCACCATGACGCGCCACATGAGGAGCCACCTGGGCCTGAAGCCCTTTGCCTGCGACGAGTGTGGCATGCGCTTCACCCGCCAGTACCGCCTCACCGAGCACATGCGTGTGCACTCGGGCGAGAAGCCCTACGAGTGCCAGCTCTGCGGGGGCAAGTTCACCCAGCAGCGCAACCTCATCAGCCACTTGCGCATGCACACCTCCCCCTCCTAG